A genomic segment from Dechloromonas denitrificans encodes:
- a CDS encoding diacylglycerol kinase: MSDASQFKGKKGFVRLWNALGYSRDGLGAAWKNEAAFREEVLLAIVAVPLALFLAKTGVDRALLIGSIILILIVEILNSAVEAVVDKASPEKHELAKRAKDMGSAAVLLSLFNAAAVWACVLWPSS; this comes from the coding sequence ATGAGCGACGCCAGTCAATTCAAGGGGAAAAAAGGCTTTGTCCGGCTGTGGAACGCCCTCGGCTATTCGCGCGACGGCCTCGGGGCGGCGTGGAAGAACGAGGCGGCTTTTCGGGAAGAAGTGCTGCTCGCCATCGTGGCCGTGCCGCTGGCCCTTTTTCTGGCCAAAACCGGTGTCGACCGCGCCCTTTTGATCGGCAGCATCATCCTGATCCTGATTGTCGAAATCCTGAACTCGGCCGTCGAGGCGGTGGTGGACAAGGCCTCGCCGGAAAAGCACGAGCTGGCCAAGCGTGCCAAGGATATGGGCAGTGCGGCGGTGTTACTGAGCCTGTTCAACGCCGCGGCGGTCTGGGCCTGCGTGCTCTGGCCGAGCAGTTGA